A section of the Passer domesticus isolate bPasDom1 chromosome 17, bPasDom1.hap1, whole genome shotgun sequence genome encodes:
- the PES1 gene encoding pescadillo homolog has product MGGLEQRKYERGAATNYITRNRARKKLQLSLPDFRRLCILKGIYPHEPKHKKKVNKGSTAPRTFYLLKDIKFLLHEPIVNKFREYKVFVRKLRKAYGKSEWGTVERLKDNKPTYKLDHIVKERYPTFVDALRDLDDALSMCCLFSTFPRTGKCHVQTIQLCRRLAVEFQNYVIASRSLRKVFLSIKGIYYQAEVLGQPITWITPYAFAHDHPTDVDYRVMATFTEFYTTLLGFVNFRLYQSLNLLYPPKIDSQAEDELKPAEGKEYAMDSESYLERLSALSASLARAVAPTHEDEVEMDEFPVEGETAELMDAKKKEQEALEKHKKLFEGLRFFLNREVPREPLAFVIRCFGGQVSWDKSLCIGATYDASDPSITHHIIDRPRLDKQVVGRYYLQPQWVFDSVNAKLCLPVADYFPGVLLPPHLSPFVTEKEGDYVPPEKLKLLALQRGENPEEESEEEEDEEEEGDNDKEEEEEEDESEKEEEMKLQKMEEQKMEEQKTQSTQSNKVLPVKVTAGKVRVEDKQRLEQEQQSEEKRLAIMMMKKREKYLYKKIMFGKKRKIREANKLAEKRKAHDAALKEQKKKNKKARQV; this is encoded by the exons ATGGgcgggctggagcagcgcaaG TACGAGCGCGGAGCCGCCACCAACTACATCACCCGCAACCGGGCGCGCAagaagctgcagctgagcctgcccgACTTCAG gcgcCTCTGCATCCTCAAGGGGATTTACCCCCACGAGCCCAAGCACAAGAAGAAGGTGAACAAGGGCTCCACCGCCCCCAGGACCTTCTACCTGCTCAAGGACATCAAGTTCCTGCTCCATGAGCCCATCGTCAACAAATTCCGGGAGTACAAG gtgtTCGTCAGGAAGCTGCGCAAGGCCTACGGGAAGAGCGAGTGGGGCACTGTAGAGAGGCTGAAGGACAACAAACCCACCTACAAACTCGACCACATCGTCAAGGAGAG GTACCCCACGTTTGTGGATGCCCTGCGGGACCTGGACGATGCCCTGTCCATGTGCTGCCTGTTCTCCACCTTCCCCCGCACGGGCAAGTGCCACGTGCAGACCATCCAGCTGTGCCGGCGCCTGGCCGTGGAGTTCCAGAACTACGTCATTGCCTCGCGCTCCCTGCGCAAg GTGTTCCTCTCCATCAAGGGCATCTACTaccaggcagaggtgctggggcAGCCCATCACCTGGATCACCCCCTACGCCTTCGCCCACGAC CACCCCACAGACGTGGATTACCGGGTCATGGCCACCTTCACCGAGTTCTACACCACCCTGCTGGGCTTCGTCAACTTCCGCCTCTACCAGTCCCTGAACCTGCTGTACCCCCCCAAG ATCGACAGCCAGGCTGAGGATGAGCTGAAGCCTGCAGAGGGCAAGGAGTATGCCATGGATTCAGAGAGCTACCTGGAG AGGCTCTCGGCTCTGAGCGCCAGCCTGGCCCGGGCTGTGGCTCCAACCCACGAGGATGAGGTGGAGATGGATGAATTCCCAGTGGAGGGG GAGACAGCAGAGCTGATGGACGCCaagaagaaggagcaggaggctctggagaagCACAAGAAGCTCTTTGAGGGGCTGCGCTTCTTCCTCAACAGGGAGGTGCCCCGGGAGCCTCTGGCCTTCGTCATCCG GTGCTTTGGTGGCCAGGTGTCCTGGGACAAGTCCCTGTGCATCGGTGCCACCTACGACGCCTCCGACCCGTCCATCACCCACCACATCATCGACCGGCCGCGCCTGGACAAGCAGGTGGTTGGCAG GTACTACCTGCAGCCCCAGTGGGTTTTTGACTCGGTCAATGCCAAGCTGTGCCTGCCTGTGGCCGATTACTTCCCCGGGGTCCTGCTGCCCCCGCACCTCTCGCCCTTCGTGACGGAGAAGGAGGGTGACTACGTCCCTCCCGAGAAGCtgaagctgctggctctgcagaggggaGAGAATCCAg AGGAAGAGagtgaagaggaggaagatgaggaggaggaaggtgacAATGacaaagaagaggaggaagaggaagatgagtCTGAGAAAGAAGAGGAGATGAAATTACAGAAGATGGAGGAGCAGAAGATGGAAGAGCAGAAgactcagagcacacagagcaaCAAG GTGCTTCCTGTGAAGGTGACAGCAGGCAAGGTGCGGGTGGAGGACAAGCAgcgcctggagcaggagcagcagagcgaGGAGAAGCGCTTGGCCATCATGATGATGAAGAAGAGGGAGAAGTACCTCTACAAGAAGATCATGTTTGGGAAGAAGCGCA
- the SLC35E4 gene encoding solute carrier family 35 member E4 produces the protein MAPGPGGAWRRRRCQRGAPAGSRGLGSPAAPGPCPPCPARPAVTRWLRRAEPPPSAPAITKLSAGPGRRLPAHGTAGPALSPASTPGRGDATAGSGDSAAATAGTARPPPRQRCCPRHPSRALGRTGQSGEARPEAAGPVPMCPRSRRGDAAAMGAGAARPWKPDPGQAGGGRPGPGPALPLTLSVLAWLGTGTTMAGLNKWIFAAHGFRYPLLLSALHMLSGVAVGYPLGWARAPGPRPRARIYLLSLTFCSSVALGNLGLSYVQLDVAQAVATTTPLVTLLLGLLGGRRPHPLQFWAMGPVCAGAACSIAGGLCFSQPGCGFLLAATVLRALKSIQQSVLLQEDRLDALSLLGLTSLPSFVLLFGAAVALELGPSWQGVLRPDAALWGCVLLSCLGSVLYNLATSCLLSLTSALTLHLLGSLTVVGNLLLSWLLFGTRLGALGYAGVALTLAGMVLYHQPRLLAACWGLCGLRQHPRHE, from the exons ATggcgccggggccggggggggctTGGAGGCGGCGCCGCTGTCAGCGCGGAGCCCCCGCGGGGAGCCGAGGGCTGGGGAGCCCGGCTGCCCCGGGGCCGTGCCCGCCGTGCCCCGCCCGCCCGGCAGTGACGCGCTGGCTTCGCCGGGCGGAGCCTCCGCCCTCCGCTCCCGCCATCACCAAACTTTCCGccggccccggccgccgccTCCCGGCACATGGCACGGCCGGCCCGGCGCTGAGCCCCGCCAGCACCCCCGGCCGGGGCGACGCCACCGCGggcagcggggacagcgcggcCGCCaccgcggggacagcgcggccgccgccgcgccaGCGCTGCTGTCCCCGGCACCCATCGCGGGCTCTCGGGAGGACGGGGCAGAGCGGCGAGGCGCGGCCGGAGGCAGCGGGGCCGGTGCCCATGTGCCCGCGGTCGCGGCGCGGCGATGCAGCCGCGATGGGCGCGGGCGCCGCGCGGCCCTGGAAGCCCGACCCGGGGcaggcgggcggggggcggccggggccggggccggcgcTGCCGCTGACCCTCAGCgtgctggcctggctgggcaccgGCACCACCATGGCCGGCCTCAACAAGTGGATCTTCGCGGCGCACGGGTTCCGCTACCCGCTGCTGCTCTCGGCGCTGCACATGCTGTCCGGCGTGGCCGTGGGCTACCCGCTGGGCTGGGCACGGGCccccggcccccggccccgcgcccggaTCTACCTGCTCAGCCTCACCTTCTGCAGCAGCGTGGCCCTGGGCAACCTGGGCCTGAGCTACGTGCAGCTGGACGTGGCCCAGGCCGTGGCCACCACCACGCCGCTGGTGacgctgctgctggggctgctggggggcCGGCGGCCGCACCCGCTGCAGTTCTGGGCCATGGGGCCGGTGTGTGCCGGGGCCGCCTGCAGCATCGCCGGCGGCCTCTGCTTCTCCCAGCCCGGCTGCGGCTTCCTCCTGGCCGCCACCGTGCTCCGCGCCCTCAAGTCCATCCAGCAGA gtgtgctgctgcaggaggaccgTCTGGACGCGCTGTCCCTGCTCGGCCTGACGTCCCTGCCCAGCTTCGTGCTGCTCTTCGGGGCGGCCGTGGCGCTGGAGCTGGGCCCGTCCTGGCAGGGAGTCCTCCGCCCCGACGCCGCGCTCTGGGGCTGCGTCCTGCTCAGCTGCCTGGGCTCCGTCCTCTACAACCTGGCCACCTCCTGCCTCCTGTCGCTCACCTCGGCGCTCACGCTGCACCTCCTGGGCAGCCTCACCGTGGTGGGCAACCTGCTGCTGTCGTGGCTGCTGTTCGGCACGCGGCTGGGCGCGCTGGGCTATGCCGGCGTGGCGCTGACGCTGGCAGGGATGGTGCTGTACCACCAGCCCCGGCTCCTGGCCGCCTGCTGGGGCCTGTGTGGGCTGCGGCAGCACCCGCGCCACGAGTAG
- the TCN2 gene encoding transcobalamin-2 isoform X2, which translates to MGLPLVLLLLLPALLPARCCEPPAGSAGAVRALGARLLGLAGDPARDPDPALYLALRLAREHDPRLERRYLERLQDTFQHPYGRSLQGHGHSRWDAEHSTSREEPPHTGRLALYLLGLQATCPPLSPHRALVTWLKYYLEEDWTGSRRQGHPVTSYYQYGLGVLALCVHRKRVREEVVRRLLTAQHHGRLGHGGNTVDTEAVVALAFTCLEQRRLVGTGLAAQLRVATHEASRNMAKGQGPDGIIGNIYSTPWALQVFLATGECQTEPAFGQAMAALLENLEAFGTAATMAQVLPVLHGRSYLDIASQPCGEEPDTLTPLDMEPLAEVPGNKTVELVVECPLPWCYELRLYDRVVPVPASASLLDVLRVAAARDPRDFRFHTQDTPQGPFLTQVLGLEARQEKRNYWQILTAPNTPLQMGIADYRPQDGETLILRLSEW; encoded by the exons ATGGGGCTGCCGctcgtgctgctgctgctgctgcccgcgCTGCTGCCCGCCCGCTGCTGCG AGCCCCCCGCGGGCTCGGCGGGCGCCGTGCGGGCGCTGGGTGCgcggctgctggggctggcggGGGACCCCGCGCGGGACCCCGACCCCGCCCTGTACCTGGCCCTGCGCCTGGCCCGCGAGCACGACCCGCGGCTGGAGCGGCGCTACCTGGAGCGGCTGCAGGACACCTTCCAGCACCCCTACGGCAG GAGCCTGCAGGGCCACGGCCACTCCCGGTGGGACGCTGAGCACAGCAC gagcagggaggagcccCCGCACACGGGGCGCCTGGCGCTGTACCTGCTAGGGCTGCAGGCCACCTGTCCCCCGCTCAGTCCCCACCGCGCGCTGGTGACGTGGCTCAAGTACTACCTGGAGGAGGACTGGACAG GCTCCCGGCGGCAAGGCCACCCTGTCACCAGTTACTACCAGTACGGGCTGGGCGTGCTGGCGCTGTGCGTGCACCGCAAGCGGGTGCGGGAGGAGGTGGTCCGGCGGCTCCTCACGGCCCAGCACCACGGAAGGCTCGGGCACGGTGGCAACACCGTGG acacCGAGGCTGTGGTGGCACTGGCCTTCacctgcctggagcagaggaggTTGGTGGGGACCGGACTGGCAGCCCAGCTCCGGGTGGCCACACACGAGGCCAGCAGGAACATGGCCAAGGGCCAGGGCCCCGACGGCATCATCGGCAACATCTACAGCACGCCGTGGGCCCTGCAG gtgttCCTGGCCACGGGTGAGTGCCAGACAGAGCCGGCGTTCGGCCAGGCCATGGCTGCCCTGCTGGAGAACCTGGAAGCCTTCGGCACCGCCGCCACCATGGCCCAGGTGCTGCCGGTGCTGCACGGCCGCTCCTACCTGGACATCGCCTCCCAGCCCTGCGGGGAGGAgccag ACACGCTGACACCCCTGGACATGGAGCCCCTGGCCGAGGTGCCGGGGAACAAGACGGTGGAGCTGGTGGTGGAGTGTCCCCTGCCCTGGTGCTACGAGCTCCGGCTCTATGACCGCGTGGTGCCcgtgcctgcctctgcctccctgctggaCGTGCTCCGGGTGGCTGCAGCGCGGGATCCCCGTGACTTCAG GTTCCACACCCAGGACACCCCCCAGGGACCCTTCCTGAcccaggtgctggggctggaggccCGGCAGGAGAAGCGGAACTACTGGCAGATCCTGACTGCGCCCAACACCCCCCTGCAGATGG GTATCGCTGACTACAGACCCCAGGATGGGGAGACCCTCATCCTGCGCCTCAGCGAGTGGTAG
- the TCN2 gene encoding transcobalamin-2 isoform X1 — translation MGLPLVLLLLLPALLPARCCEPPAGSAGAVRALGARLLGLAGDPARDPDPALYLALRLAREHDPRLERRYLERLQDTFQHPYGRSLQGHGHSRWDAEHSTYVSREEPPHTGRLALYLLGLQATCPPLSPHRALVTWLKYYLEEDWTGSRRQGHPVTSYYQYGLGVLALCVHRKRVREEVVRRLLTAQHHGRLGHGGNTVDTEAVVALAFTCLEQRRLVGTGLAAQLRVATHEASRNMAKGQGPDGIIGNIYSTPWALQVFLATGECQTEPAFGQAMAALLENLEAFGTAATMAQVLPVLHGRSYLDIASQPCGEEPDTLTPLDMEPLAEVPGNKTVELVVECPLPWCYELRLYDRVVPVPASASLLDVLRVAAARDPRDFRFHTQDTPQGPFLTQVLGLEARQEKRNYWQILTAPNTPLQMGIADYRPQDGETLILRLSEW, via the exons ATGGGGCTGCCGctcgtgctgctgctgctgctgcccgcgCTGCTGCCCGCCCGCTGCTGCG AGCCCCCCGCGGGCTCGGCGGGCGCCGTGCGGGCGCTGGGTGCgcggctgctggggctggcggGGGACCCCGCGCGGGACCCCGACCCCGCCCTGTACCTGGCCCTGCGCCTGGCCCGCGAGCACGACCCGCGGCTGGAGCGGCGCTACCTGGAGCGGCTGCAGGACACCTTCCAGCACCCCTACGGCAG GAGCCTGCAGGGCCACGGCCACTCCCGGTGGGACGCTGAGCACAGCACGTACGT gagcagggaggagcccCCGCACACGGGGCGCCTGGCGCTGTACCTGCTAGGGCTGCAGGCCACCTGTCCCCCGCTCAGTCCCCACCGCGCGCTGGTGACGTGGCTCAAGTACTACCTGGAGGAGGACTGGACAG GCTCCCGGCGGCAAGGCCACCCTGTCACCAGTTACTACCAGTACGGGCTGGGCGTGCTGGCGCTGTGCGTGCACCGCAAGCGGGTGCGGGAGGAGGTGGTCCGGCGGCTCCTCACGGCCCAGCACCACGGAAGGCTCGGGCACGGTGGCAACACCGTGG acacCGAGGCTGTGGTGGCACTGGCCTTCacctgcctggagcagaggaggTTGGTGGGGACCGGACTGGCAGCCCAGCTCCGGGTGGCCACACACGAGGCCAGCAGGAACATGGCCAAGGGCCAGGGCCCCGACGGCATCATCGGCAACATCTACAGCACGCCGTGGGCCCTGCAG gtgttCCTGGCCACGGGTGAGTGCCAGACAGAGCCGGCGTTCGGCCAGGCCATGGCTGCCCTGCTGGAGAACCTGGAAGCCTTCGGCACCGCCGCCACCATGGCCCAGGTGCTGCCGGTGCTGCACGGCCGCTCCTACCTGGACATCGCCTCCCAGCCCTGCGGGGAGGAgccag ACACGCTGACACCCCTGGACATGGAGCCCCTGGCCGAGGTGCCGGGGAACAAGACGGTGGAGCTGGTGGTGGAGTGTCCCCTGCCCTGGTGCTACGAGCTCCGGCTCTATGACCGCGTGGTGCCcgtgcctgcctctgcctccctgctggaCGTGCTCCGGGTGGCTGCAGCGCGGGATCCCCGTGACTTCAG GTTCCACACCCAGGACACCCCCCAGGGACCCTTCCTGAcccaggtgctggggctggaggccCGGCAGGAGAAGCGGAACTACTGGCAGATCCTGACTGCGCCCAACACCCCCCTGCAGATGG GTATCGCTGACTACAGACCCCAGGATGGGGAGACCCTCATCCTGCGCCTCAGCGAGTGGTAG